One Oncorhynchus tshawytscha isolate Ot180627B unplaced genomic scaffold, Otsh_v2.0 Un_scaffold_530_pilon_pilon, whole genome shotgun sequence DNA window includes the following coding sequences:
- the LOC112227575 gene encoding LOW QUALITY PROTEIN: programmed cell death protein 7 (The sequence of the model RefSeq protein was modified relative to this genomic sequence to represent the inferred CDS: inserted 1 base in 1 codon): MDKPTFQSTSGGRQHPVSNTGGPDTFYLRGGPTYLGPQPIQPPPVCETSFQSNMPNSSNVAGAFWPGQTPSQYLPPPQQAPVSDQRFPQSQEWTPPVPGYGSQPYGFRPPFPQPRFEGYGPPHMSSPGYGFDPSIPPPPLNNPALSQFPPMSSQPVPFHSHPKLEPNTHEGRPPNSWAQGYNMGDAQSNMGTSDFQRSFDHNPAYPRPGPQHSQYGNPDASCRPKHADSGYTEHRSRPLLTSPSLIAMGTALQRDQGFSRPMAPQPPDEDSIQRMQDEQWLKHFLRNRERTTAKTSKPAQPHSRQTHPKVSVAHIRDTLYGAIQLVSKLSMACETLKHNLENESVWADSYAEAVSVKTDLQEKLKVLGDSEFVESLKKKLSSISKRRARLRRRQVEQDEDKRREEERVAEREAAIDKWRMKRIHEVEEKKRAQELKLAADTVLCEVRKKQADAKRMLDILRSLEKLRKLRKEAASRKGIFPEKEADQAFDGLVERLRALIRKRTGVYGAEENALRVMLESEQEEERRRDLEKRQKKERERLLLRKREMDSMLFGDEMPPDHPXQPFREYYTQAERSLPALIQIRREWDLCLVSVDHPDGTTVPQDWVLPQCPTDEIWATALDRGDCLGP; this comes from the exons ATGGATAAACCAACGTTCCAGTCTACGTCGGGAGGACGGCAGCACCCCGTTTCTAACACCGGAGGTCCCGATACTTTTTACCTTAGAGGAGGACCTACATATCTCGGGCCGCAGCCGATACAACCACCACCAGTATGTGAAACCTCGTTTCAAAGTAACATGCCGAATTCAAGTAACGTTGCTGGAGCGTTTTGGCCGGGTCAAACCCCTTCCCAATATCTTCCTCCACCACAACAAGCCCCAGTTAGCGACCAGAGATTCCCTCAAAGTCAAGAGTGGACTCCACCCGTGCCAGGATATGGCAGTCAACCATATGGCTTCAGACCCCCCTTTCCACAACCACGATTTGAAGGCTACGGACCACCTCATATGTCATCCCCAGGATATGGTTTTGATCCGTCGATACCGCCACCGCCCCTCAACAACCCGGCACTCAGTCAGTTCCCTCCCATGTCTTCACAGCCAGTTCCCTTCCACAGTCATCCAAAGCTGGAACCCAACACACATGAGGGGAGACCACCAAACTCATGGGCTCAGGGCTACAATATGGGTGATGCTCAATCGAACATGGGAACTTCAGATTTCCAAAGATCATTTGATCACAATCCAGCATACCCTAGACCCGGTCCACAACACAGTCAGTATGGAAACCCTGATGCTAGTTGTAGACCAAAGCATGCGGACAGTGGTTACACGGAACATCGTAGCagacctctcctcacctccccgtCCTTGATTGCGATGGGAACAGCTTTGCAGCGTGACCAAGGTTTTAGTAGGCCTATGGCTCCACAGCCGCCAGATGAAGACTCCATTCAGAGGATGCAAGACGAACAGTGGCTGAAACATTTCTTGAGGAACCGAGAGAGGACAACAGCCAAGACCTCCAAACCGGCGCAACCGCATTCAAGGCAAACTCACCCAAAGGTCTCCGTGGCTCACATACGAGACACCCTGTACGGTGCCATACAGCTCGTTTCAAAGCTGTCCATGGCTTGTGAAACGCTGAAGCACAACTTGGAGAATGAGAGCGTCTGGGCGGATTcttatgctgaggcagtgagtgTGAAGACGGATCTGCAAGAGAAACTGAAGGTCCTCGGTGACTCTGAGTTTGTTGAAAGTCTTAAAAAGAAACTGAGTTCCATCAGTAAGAGAAGGGCCAGGCTACGGCGTCGACAAGTGGAACAGGACGAGGACAAACGGAGAGAGGAGGAACGAGTGGCTGAGCGTGAAGCGGCCATTGACAAGTGGAGGATGAAACGTATCCATgaagtagaggagaagaagagg GCGCAAGAGCTGAAGCTGGCTGCTGACACGGTGCTCTGTGAAGTGAGGAAGAAGCAGGCAGATGCCAAGAGAATGCTGGACATCCTCAGATCACTGGAGAAGCTACGCAAACTCAGGAAGGAGGCAGCCTCCAGGAAAG GGATCTTCCCGGAGAAAGAAGCCGACCAAGCATTTGATGGGCTGGTGGAGCGCCTGCGTGCACTGATCAGGAAGAGGACAGGGGTGTATGGGGCAGAGGAGAACGCCCTGCGGGTGATGCTGGAGAGCGAGCAGGAGGAGGAGCGCAGGAGGGACCTGGAGAAACgacagaagaaggagagggagaggctacTGCTGAGGAAACGAGAGATGGATAGTATGCTCTTTGGAG atgaGATGCCTCCTGACCACC TACAGCCCTTCAGAGAGTACTACACACAGGCAGAGCGCTCACTACCAGCCTTAATACAGATACG GAGAGAGTGGGACCTCTGTCTGGTCTCAGTGGACCACCCAGACGGCACCACGGTCCCCCAGGACTGGGTCTTACCACAATGCCCCACAGACGAGATTTGGGCCACAGCCCTGGACCGAGGGGACTGCCTCGGACCCTGA